The sequence CCAAatctttacaaaaattgacttttcaacTTACTTCTTGTGCGAATCCTTTGGAAATTTGGTCCCAACATATGCCTGAGCAGTGATGAACACATCTCTCGGGGTGCCACCGTCGTCGTCCACAAAGCAAAATTTATCAAGTAGatctatctgaaaattccaatcaCAAAATTGCTTAGAGACATTTACTATTACTCACCTTTCTTTCACACGTCCAGAACACATAAGTATTGTAAATCATATAAGCTGCGTATTCGTATCCATCCCGTGTCATTTCTGTCCACCGATGTTTAGCGCATGCCAGCCAAAAATCGACATCATCAGCCGACGTCTgttgtttcagaaattgaacGAAAAGTTTACTGCcgtctgaaaattgcagaattaaAAAGGAACTTGAAAGCATTTCTTACATTCGCTGGCGGCAAGAGATTCCGGCGATTTCTGCCAACTGAGCACATCCTCTTGAAGTGAGAGTTTTGGAGAGCGGCGGAAAATTGAAACCGGTGATTTCAGTGCATCCCTGATACGAGTTATTGTATTTCTGCAAAAAggtaaaattattgatttaaaaaaaaagagcaattcTTACCGGTTTTTCCTGATATTTCTCACTGtgataaaatacaaaatcatCAACGCATCCTTCGTTTTGATCGGACCATTTTCCTCGACAACGCGGTGATCGGGAAACTGTCGATTCCAACATTCGATTCCCGAGGAATGGAAGAAATCCTGGTTGGTAATTTGAGGAAGATTCTGCATCCACGGATCAACGGTGGCCATAGACattttgagagagagagagaagaagaATGAGCGGTGTTGCGAGAGGTGGGCTGTGTTCAAATGACACGAGAAGGGTGCCCGTTTGCATTGGCGCGCAATTTCTGCATTCCCAGGAGGCATACTTAATTGAGGTCAATGTTTGCAATTGCCAAACAGGAAAAGAAAACGTTAATAGTAGGAGGAGTTTGGGTTTGTAGAAGTTGCATGAACAAAATATGggttttttcttatcaggTTTGCATGAAAGTCTATTAGGGACTGCAATTATAATAAGAGTCCATATTATACCTTTTGATAACTCTATGTGTACGACTGATATAGTTCCACATGTTTTTTAACGAAacacaaatattgaaaattgtagaagtttctagaagagtctagaaaagttttttaaccccccccccccccccaccacTAATTCTAGTTCAACTGAAAACATAATACTTGACACCACATTTTCTAGTGTAACTGAAAACATCGAAACTAAAAaagttacacgaaaaaatagattgttacacgaaaaaatagattgttacacgaaaaaatagattgttacacgaaaaaatagattgttacacgaaaaaatagattgttacacgaaaaaatagattgttacacgaaaaaatagattgttacacgaaaaaatagattgttacacgaaaaaatagattgttacacgaaaaaatagattgttacacgaaaaaatagattgttacacgaaaaatagattgttacacgaaaaatagattgttacacgaaaaatagattgctacacaaaaaaatattaggttggtcaaaaagtctttgcaaaattttgaattttttttgtaagaagTATTTATTGAAAGCGAACAAGATTCAATGGGTAATATATTCTCCATTAGTGTCTATGACTTCTTGCCAACGCAACGGAAGTTGAGCAAATCCCTCCGCATAGAACTCCTGAGAGTCAGTAGGAGCCAAGTCCGGTGAATACGGTGGGTGAGGCAAAACTTCGATTCCGAGTGTCTGGAGCTTTTGGCGGGTCTTCAAAGTTGTATGCCATCTTGCGTTGTCATAGAGCAGCAACAATTTTGATCCTCTAGGGTGATGCAATCGATGAGCACGGACCATCTTTTCCAATTGAATAGAGTATAGGCCAGCGTTGATTGTAACGAAGTCTGGAAAAAGCCCTCGGAAAATTACACCCTTACTGTCCCACCAAATTGAGAGAAGCACTTTTTCTCGTGAAGTTTCCCTTTGAGGTCAGGTTTTTGTCGCGGTTTCCTCGACCGGGACCCACTCTTTATTCCTGGTATGGCTAACATACAATACCCATTTATCATTTCCAGTAATGATATCCTTAACCCAGTCCGTTGTTCGTTTCCTAGTGAGCAGCGAAAAAGAGAGGTCACAAAACAACTTTTCTGAGAATCGGACAAATTGTGAGGAACGAGTTGACCGAACTTTGGCACCCTTCCGGATTCGTGGAGATGGTTGATGATGGTTGTGTGGGGACGCTTGAGAGTCGCAGAGATTTCTCGTGACATTGATCTTGGATCATCTTCCAGGGCTCTCGAAATATCCTCATCGATATCCAAACGCGGGCGACCGGATCTTGGTTTATCATCGAGATCGTAGTtctttttcttgaacttttcaaaccAAAACTTCATGGTATTGTAGGAGACAGAGTTATCGCCTAATACTGCACACATATTACGACGAGCTTCGTTGCAACTGTGGCCTTGGAGGAACTCGTACAGAAAAACCCCTCGGAGGGTGTGACTTTCTGCGAGCAAattctcggtcattttgaacagtacctacaagtttttcaaatgtattaaGCATGCACAGTACGTactatacaaataaaaaaacagaattggaaaaaaataaatcaacgCTGAGCAATgaagaaacaaacaaattttgcaaagactttttgaccaacctaatagatgatcctttttcttttctttcagttttcaaacaaattttcaaataatgtcTGATGTTCAAgtttcttccaaatttctcAATATGCCTCTCACCATATCTaatcagattttgaaaaagcttgGGTTCCTGGAACGGTGAGTTGTtttgtttaacttttttttagtgcTCCATATGAAACAggagtgtgcggcaaatctcaaaatttgccgagctcggaaaattcggcaaaattggcaaatttgccgtgcctaacaaactccgaaaaagtgacattttttaagttttttggagcaccaaaactactgaatacACACATggttctttttgaaatttgccgaacttggcacacggcaaattcggcaaatttgccgcacaccgcTGATATGTAATATACAAAACTGTTCGGAAGTATATTTCAGATTGACTTGCCGTAAAGTGTGTCGAGGTTTGAGAACCGCCgttaataaatttgaatttaatgttGGCAAAATCACGTTTAACTTATTTCTAGACAAGGTTTCTATGGAGTTGGAGGAAACCGTAATTTATTATACTTCTGCTGGGAATGGTGATATGAGTAATACAACTGGGATTCACAACCGTCAGGAAACGATTATCAAGGAttataaaactataaaactaactaaaactaaaataaaactatttaaaaatagcATTCAAGGATTTGGAGATGCTATTGAACACCGATTCAAAAGTAGTGTTTAACAATCATTCACGACTAGataatattgaatattttatcgattatttgaaaagatcaaaattttcaagcgTGAAAGGAATTTCCCTTCGAATGTTTACATTCAAGGACAGTTGTTCGATTCTCTCTAATTTTGATGCCCACGTGCTAGACAGTATTGAATTGCGGGGAAACGGAAGTATCGAAGATCTTGCTCAATCAGAccaatgaaaaaatgcaaaaacatttttatttcgatGCAATCCGTtcgcaattaaaaatttatcaatagaGCAGTTGTTTCACTTTGAAGAGTTTGATGTAGAAATGGACGTACTTCCAACTGAAAGTGCAATTGTAATCAGAGATGCAAGTAATAATGGTTGCATTCCGTTCTACATTTAATCGTATTACAGAATCTTTTAAGAAAAAGTACCTTCCGGAAGTGTGTAATACATTGCAAAGGGTATAACCAGAAGGAAATAGCGAAAGTATTCAAACCGGAATATGATGGTGGTAATGAGTATGCATTTGAGTATTCGGACAataacaatttatttgaaatcaaatgtATGAGTCGGCagcactttttcaattttttcgttgaaaaaaaacgttaatttaattctgaaagtataataatttaataaagttggttgatacaaaaatttatttttgttcctttttgtgaaaattttcctCCAAATTACTTCCCACAGATTCTTGCGGCtcagttctaaaaaaaattgaagttcatTGATTGGTGAGTTCATATGTATCATGGCATGTTTAAAGATTCTagactcgaaaaaaaactatgcaaGAGTAGAGAAGTAAATACTCATGCTCCGGTGCTATCTGCAATTCTATGAAAGCAGTTTTCACagagttttctttttattcagTTTCTTATGATTGTAAGTTACAGTCGAACCATCGTTGTGTTCAACAATAGACAGCGCCGgccaaaaatgtattattgtTAGCACAGGATACATATTAGTTTTAGCCACTACCATCACATGCAGAGCATGAATTCGTTAAATAGGTGTAGTCGAAttgtttttattgctttattagatgtctgaaaaccacaaatttcataatgaaacttcttgaaaacatctcaaaaaaagttataccggcttgaaaaaatgacctgatattattcaaaatttgaccaacttgTCAATATCACAGccgctggaaactaacttttttgaaatcaccgacAAAATATTGGTAtacaagttatttttaaactagATTTAGGTAGATTTGAGGTCGATGGACGACCAGATTTGATTaagattttgataaaaaattagttgGTCCACACTTTCTTATATCTGATCAcctttttgttaattttgtttcagaattacCATGCTTCAAGTAGGCGGATTATTTATTGAACACTtaattaaatatgaaaaaattatacactGTGTAGAATTTAAGAATAGAAActagaataatatttttaaaaaacggttTGACTATCGTAGAAAATTGTACATAGATCAATAATCAGTCCAGTCCTTTCTCCGAACCGTGACGGgttcgatctgaaatttagattttttttttgaaaaaggagtATCCTTAGTTGAGAACGCAAATGATTGTAGGCGCGCGGAAACTTAAATTAAAATGatgtaaaaaattctaaagctGTGTATCTCAAACAATATTTATCAAACAATATTCGACATACAAAATATTGTTCataactgtgcctttttgtttttaaatgttttaattattgacAAGAGCCTTGGTAAGAataaagcagccgacatctcgttagccaatttttgatgattgcTACTAACTTGACTGATATTAAAAAACCAGATATTTAGTCAAAAGTCAGGTTAGtcagttaaaaaatgtttttgtttttttgcgcataatttgtaaaaaaaactaatgtagaaataatattttatctgtttttaaccgaaaaataaaatttaaaaataaaatctaccGCCCTACAACTTCCCCATTTCAccttatttttttcatgacggttttaggaaaaattggtaTATGCAAATAATGAAACATAATGATCCttctaattaaaaatgtgatttttggtTTACATCATTATCAAAAATggactcacgagatgtcggctgcttaaTTTTTTACCATAATTTCTGTGAAGAACAGAAACTTGTGAAAGCGAGAAGACAGACATATGGAATATAATTTcttagtcaaaaattttttgatagctttccTAGTTTCTGAGTTTtactgatttaaaaaatcgagccctatttttagataattcTCCCAATCACatattcaaatataaaatataaattacctctctctcacttttttttttgaatcgagCTGTCGGTTACGTGTGgtgttgtctgaaatttttaaagttttttatttgaaattttcaatttaatccCTTACCTTCCAGATTTGAAAAGATAGTTCACTTGATCAAGGATGTTGTTGACTGCCAAGTACATGTAAGGCAGCCTGGTTTCATAGCTGGGTCTCCTTAAACTGATATTGATTGTTGGGTGTCTGGGGCTTCATCGTCCGATATTGGCTCGCATTTTATGTTCGCATGACGATACTGCGggattttagaatttttttcaaacgtttccTTAATCCATTTCAATGTCTTGGCCATTCCAGTTTTGTCCAGCTTCAACGTTCCAAACTGTTGCACATTCTAGAGTTTGAAGTATCGACTTGATgggaatctggaaaaatatcgatagtttcattttgaaaataggtcCATCTTATTTCCCATGGTAAAAAATATGTACTATTAGGTCGGCAACTAATTATCTAATACTATCTAAATGTTTATTAactatacaatttttgaaaaagcacaATCGGGTTAAGACTCTTAACATAAAAATTCTAACGGTCCACTCGAAAAATACGTCAATAAGGTTTTGTTCAGCACATCAGAATAACTAGCTAATAAgttgataaaataataattttggagTATCAAATTAATTACCTCTTGTCGTTGcagaaatccaaaatttgaaataaaattagcaaaaatagaaaaaagggCACCACACAAGCGCCCATTGAATACGAATGACACGGAAAGTAACCAGCTAGGCTTTCTACTGCATAAGCGAGAGATCGAATTGTTCGTAGAGACGTTGACCGTGCTGCGTCTCTGTGGGAGTACgcgtttttcaaatgtttatgGAGATGAACTGTTTAGAATATCTTTGGTGGAATAATGTTTATGGTTTATTATGATTTACTATATACAAAGCGATGTATCGTTCTGTCCCTATGCAACTTGACCTGTTCATCTCAGAGGGATACTGTAGAGATGCTGTAAGTTTACGGTAGGGTTTCTgtatttccgaaaaatatgaGTTATTATCTTTTGAAGAGGCATTGTGTTGGGATTTGGTAGGGGATAATTTCAAGGTGCTGTAGTAGAACTGCAAGGGTACTGTAAAATACGGTTACTTTACTGTTACTGTAGATGTAGATGTAGACGTAGACGTAGATgtgttactgtagggttactgtagggttactgtagactgGCAAAAATTGAGTGTTCACCTTTGTATTAGGAGTGGGCAggaaataattgcaaaatacTGTAATGCTACTGTGGAGTTACTGAAGTTCGGGGAAATTTGAGTTATTAGGTTTTGATTaggtatttcaattttcttctccCCAATGAATAATTACCATGTTTTTTATGAAAGCCCTGGCTGGTAAATTAGTATACGATTTACAAAGTATGATAAATGTGCTTGTTAAATAGCCGTTGTGGTTTCAAAACCaacaattgccggaattaccGATTGGCGGgaataaaaattggcaaaaatacaaatttgattttttttttgtagatttaggaGCATAAACATGCATTTTGATAAACAATGTTCTATGATTTAATCCTTTGAGAAATCAccgttttcattgaaaaaaagactaactgaataataaaaaaacaaggTTGCCAAAAATGTCCGGTAATCGGCAATTTCTGGCAGTTTccgcaattttggcaatttctggaattgctgctggtcggaaattttcaaaaccggcacttgccgaaattgccgattgccggaaagtttcaattGCCTGTGATCTGAAAAACGAGTAAAGCTGAGTGTTTATTTTTAGTCAATGTTTTGAAGTAACATTGCAGAAAACCTTTTCTGGTGCAATTGAGAAAATCTTTATGGtagacatttttatttatgtttttggttttagtACGTAATTAATTTCTT comes from Caenorhabditis elegans chromosome X and encodes:
- the rgs-8.1 gene encoding RGS domain-containing protein (Confirmed by transcript evidence), whose amino-acid sequence is MSMATVDPWMQNLPQITNQDFFHSSGIECWNRQFPDHRVVEENGPIKTKDALMILYFITVRNIRKNRNTITRIRDALKSPVSIFRRSPKLSLQEDVLSWQKSPESLAASEYGSKLFVQFLKQQTSADDVDFWLACAKHRWTEMTRDGYEYAAYMIYNTYVFWTCERKIDLLDKFCFVDDDGGTPRDVFITAQAYVGTKFPKDSHKKFLQDPIYLNFLHSVSSAANQQKK